The genomic interval TCATTTTATTACACACAAAAtttcgattatttttattataattcacCAAATACgaataatttcaaatacatatattttgttaatctGACAGCAAAAAATAAGGAATGGAAAAGACAGTGTTCTCAATTCAAATCAggattataaacaatttaatcaGACTCAAAACGAATATTTTCACAACTAATTAGGAACCAATTTATTTAGCTGTTGCCAttgctatatataaatagacaCTAAATAGTTctgcttttaaaaatatcCCTTATTCGTTGAAATAAATTTGTCTGGAgacccatatatatacacttttaTCTTGTAGCAGGAACATTACAAACATCgaatttctatatttttagGTTTCGATCTCACGAGCCCGTGTGGCTAACCTATCTGAGCGTCAGCCTAACAAGAGAGTTGCCCCTGGTTCAGCTTTATCCGCAGTTATCAATTTTCACAATCCTTTTTATAATTGAACGTGGAGCTCTAATCATAAGTGAACGTATATGCCGCCACCTGCTCCATACGACAGTTGCTAGGACAACTGAATGTATTTTCGGTAAGGGATGACATTCAAATTAAGGAGCTTACAACACCGCCATTTAAATAAGTTTGACCCTATTTAAGTGTATAATATTTATCGCCTTTTCAGCCTGACTTGTTTAATAttgctttcttttcttttaatttataagTTCATTAATAAACCTTTGTTAATCTTTATGCTATTAACAAAATTTATCGTTAATTTATGTGTTTAATATTTGGGCGCACCTTTGGCGTTTATCACTTCTTAATTATTGACCGCCGCGACCGCAGTCGCAGGCCCAGCCCTGGCTTAATGATATTCTAATTGGACtttgaattgttttctttgttaGGGCGCGACGGTGCGGCggcttttcatttaaaatactTACTTTTCGATAGCTGCAGATTAGAGAGCAATCTGGACACAGTCAtaggaaaaaaaatacacaggATAAACTTGCCGcacattaattatattttatccGCAATGAAAATTGCTGTGTAGCGTTGGCGGCTGCTCTTTTTTATGGCTTTCACACGCACATTTtatggcaaaagttttgttaGAACAAATTATACGCAGCACCGTTGCCAATCTATGCGTTTGCGTGCTATCTGGCAGGTTGGCTAACTTTTGTGATGAAAATTATAAGCGTTGGGGGGCAATTTGCACagcataaattgaattttaaaaacacattttttttctcgaaattttctttttttgtggcaCAGACCAATTATTTTGCAGTTGCAAAGAAAATATCGCTCATACGACTATAATTCTAATTGGCGTGGGAAACGCAACGAGTGCTGTGttattattgtgtttttttttgtatgattttttattgaaattgaattttttgaaCCGAGTGCTTTAAAAGGATCGCTGGCGAGACACTTGCCTAATTTTGTGTAAATTATCGCACGAATTATGAGTCTCGAATGTGAAAAAGTTGCCAAAAATAGTCAGCGTCGTCTGCGATcggcaacaaaattaaattcgatAAATATCAGACAGAGCCAATGTGCAGTCTATATGTCGATTGGACCCGTTGGTGTTGACTCGATTGCTCTGgatgtgcatgtgtgagtAGTAAGTAGTCAAGTAGTTTTTCAGTCCAGCAACAGTATCAATATTCAAGCGCCGAGCTCCGTGCCCCAGTCGAGCCGCCAATTAGGCCAGACACTGCTAACTACTTGCTGGTCGCATTGGCCAAAATGTCTGGCCAATAAATCTACTGTAAATCTTCGCAACAACCCGATGGCGGCTCAAAATGTCTTTGCACCTAATTGAGCGTGGCGCTGAGTCAGCCGTAGCAGCAGCACTGGCGCTGTCACAGTggcttaaaaattattaattgattATCTTTAAAcgttttaattgaaaagcgCGGCGCACACTAAGCTGTACAAAATTAGCAACAGGCTAGTTGACTTTGCAATGCTCTAGGATTACCGAATACCTAAATTTAAATACGTCTTAACTAATTGTCTGATGGAATGAGCTTGGATTATGGAATAGACATACGTATGGTAATAGTGGGTTATTAGaattgaaattataataaaatttataatatatttacttaaataaCATAGTTTTCTTTACGTTTTCCAGTAGTTCCGTGGGCTGTCACATCCTTCACAATAGTCTGCTCTTATTAAGAGCACCTTTTAAGCCCATTTCGATTTTACTGGAAATCCTTTTAGTAAACCCCCTATTGGAAGTCtgaaagtattttttatttaatactaaCATCGGTATGTATTCTCAAGTCTAAATTAATTTCACTACGTACCACACCCAATTAAAACTATCCCATATTAGGTAAATGTTACTTTGTAGCACACAAGGCACTTGAAGCCCCTGCGCACTTCCCATACTGCCTATACTCAGGGCATTCAATGAACCGTCAATTGGCCATATCAAattggcgtttttttttttttttttgccgaagctggagctggtctTGGCCAGGCAGGCAATGATGCCGCTGGTCAGCGTTTAGTCAGTCAAGcgtaattattgttattaccAAATTAAGTAGACAATTTTTTGTCATCGTTAAtgttagtgttgttgttgtcgttggctCTTtatcagtctgtctgtctgtagtGGCTCAGTGGCTACTCGTAATCCGCCAACTACTTGCAGCTGCCGCCAgaagtgcgagtgcgagtatCATAAAAGTGGGTGTCTGTCTGACTTACTCACGCTGTTGCTGCGTGGCATTTTTTTACGATTTTGGTTTCCAATTTTGAGCACAAAGTCGTTTTGACcaaaataatacatacacaaacacacacacgccacatatatgtatggtGGCATAATTTTCAAGGAAAATCTCTTCATTTTTAATGTGCTTGGCAGCCACAGCAACTGGTCACATATGTTCGCTGACTGGGCTATTGCGTTGTCGTTtgtaaaaatcaataaaaaattataaaaaaaaagtttttccgACGAGTATGGCAACGTCTTGAGCCTGGTCTGGCCTGGAGGGGGAGGCGGTGCTTATAAATCGACTGAGATTAAATCGAGCGCACATAATCATATTTAGCTTTTGGCCAGAGTTCAGTTGGTGGATGTCAACAACGGGCCAGCTCGAGATGGTTGGCCCCTCGGGGTTGGACCCCGCGTCGTGGTTCGTGCAATGCATTTAACATGACCAAAACAATGGCTAAGCGCCACCATCTATGAATTAATCACGTTCATAATTTTGCATCGTGTTGTCTTGTCTTGTGTTTTCGCtgttcataatttttttttctctcgcgCTTAATTTGCCTAAAAAAGGATTTAAGGCAATCGAGAAAAAAGCCAAATCAGCCGTTAAATCGCCAAAAAGATTTCGGCGCTGCTCGGCTGGCAGCACAAGCAATTGTTAAACATTTAGCATAATTATGCAATACTATTTGTTGTTCGTTTGCcttgctgtttgtttgttgctgttgtttcggGTGTTTGTTGTGGCATGTCTTGGCGCGAAAATGCTTGTGTGTGGCCATGTTGCAACAATGCATTGTTCATTGTGATTCTGTGCATATGTAGATGAGGTGTTTCATTCAATGGTCGTCAACATATGCAAAGAAACATTATCAAGATTGTGACTAAATGGGCTGTTTTTATGATTGAAGATAACATAGATAGTATTGGAGTCTGTTATCTCTGTTTAATCaaagtatatttttgttcttaTTTCACATACAGATCAATAATTacctttaaacattttttcgCATCTTTTTTTCATACTAGGTTTATAAGAAGGATTAGACCTATGCAGGACGAATCGGCAAGGACGTTCTGGTCATTATCGTAGATAATGGTACCAAACAGAGCTAGGCTAAGCGTGATGACGAGCTCTTCACCAAAGTAGTCGACTTTTTTATCGTCCTGTACAATGCGCAGCGGGCAGAGCTTGGAATCTAATGGACAGTCGCTAACAGGAATATTATTTATCCATTCAACATTTTCAACACCTCTGACTCGCAGATGCATGTCTTTTATGCCGCTGACAAAATAGGCATGCTCATCGATGTGTGCGCCTTCGGCTTTTACTTTGACACCAGCGCCTTTGAGGGCTTGTGCATGAACGTGCTTTGCCAGTTCCTAGCGTCGACACAGAGAGTGTATCACTTGAATTACCCCAAGCAATCGCCGATGGATCTGCGCGCTCTTTGCTATTGCCACAACAAGCGCATCGAAATTGGACGCGCCTGTAGCAATTGCCTATCGGGTGAGTTGTGTGTCTATAACCTTAAGCTTTTTTATTGGCACTCATGAATCTTCCGACGCTAGCAAGTACTCGCCTATTTGCGGTAACTGCGAGGGATTTCTATGAGTATTTCtattttatactatttctACCTAACTAAGCATCACTTTGCCTTTATGTCGTGGATGCGAACCGTCTTTCAACCGAAtcgtttcaatttcaaatatcCAATTTCTTCTTTATCTAAACCATCGAATGCTTGAACCAAATACTAGGCTTACGAGCCTTGAGGTGAGGATCTGGTTTCATCCGTATACCGAAACAGCgaacttttgttttaggtTCTGAGACTGATGCCTTTAAAATGAGCACATTGTACTTAACACCTTTGAAATAATATAATGGCATGTGTCTGCAAGGGTGtttctttgaatttttattttacagaaCAATCTTTAATCCTCCAGAGAAATTGAAGCTGTATATTAATAGGGAAGCCAGAACAACGCCGGTGACAAATAGCTAATAAATCAAAGCTGCtgagaaaatataaattaatatatatgcaatcttttcttttcttttataattgATTTCACTTCTCTTCGGCTTTAATTTTGCGTCAGATTAACTCAATTAAAGCACCACCGGAACGCGCAACCACATGACTAGGCCGCAACGCACGTGCGCACCACATAAATTCGCAGATTTCCACATGTCAGACACTTGACGGCGACGCCATTTTGTGAAATCCTCATTAAATCAACTTTCAGGCGATTGCACAGACGCTCTAAGGATGCCCCTGCTCGGGCGGCGGCATACTTTACGAGCCGCAAAGcaaatgttttgcttttttccttttgcctttcattaaaatttacGCATTATCGCATAAATACTTATGTACATGGCTGAGAGGTTGCCCGGTTACCCCCTCACTCCTCTCCGCACCACTCATTCCATCGCTTTGGTAAAGTTTGGCCAATTTTTGCCAATTAACAGAGGCGCAATCTCACGTACATCGGCCATGCGTTTGTCGCGTTTTCATTTCGATAGCGGTTGGCGAAGGCTGCGTTGTTTGGGTTTCAATTTCGCGTTGCTTTTTATGGGCTTACGGGCAGCCGTAGCGTTGCCATATCGCCCAGCCCAGAGGCGCGTATCAGCAGCAGTCGTTAAAATGCTTGTCATAATTCCGCTTATATGCATGTGACATTTAGCGGCGATGGCCATTCTTGATTCCCATTGGGGTGCACTGGAGCACAACATTAATGGGGTGCTACGAAGCTGTGGTGTGGCGTTGCCACCCAGTAGCAATTATTTTAAACTGTATGGTGTCTGTTAACAAAATGCCGTCGCCACTTATGCACCGTGGGCGACAAATACTACTTATTACATTGTTTGAAACATTTTAAAGTTAATTCTGAGGATTTTTTAAAGTTTAAGAATATGTCTAAAAAGgtttcatacaaaatttataattcaaaaaatttaatttaaaattttatgttttaagaGCAAGCTTAGCAGGCTTTTAGATTTTTTAGAATAAATAATCTTCCATtagcttttatatttatttttataaaattttgaaaatctttATTTGATTACCACTGTGCGATATGGAGTCGTCAAAAGTAAGCCGCTTGGTCtgtatatttcaatttattttttacactCAGTAATTTCCTTTGTTTGAATTTGCCTGGGCGTacgttgcgtatgcgtaattcaatggtgtttcttttttgtttggcatGCCAAATATTTGTGTGGCTCTGGGCCATAACCTTGCCAACGTTAAGTCAACCATGCGCCCAGGCAGCCAGCAGCTGGTAATTGTCAATGGCGTtggcgttgacgttgacgttgatgTCGTTcttgcagtcgcagtcgccgtcacAGTTGGCTCTTTGGCGTTGGCGTGGCCGGCGCACGTTTCGATTTGCAGTCAATGAATGCGCTCGTAAGTCGTGTAACACTTTTTTGCACTTGCATTCGGCTttggatttttaatttgcattttgagtTGGCGACCACCCACGCGGTTTAcggctgctgcctgctgctgacTCAGCTTCCATTCATAAAGTCGAACATTTCGCTCAGGTGTTGGCTGCCGCATTTGGCATGCAAAGTGCAAGCgaataaaacttatttttggCAAAAGTTCAACCAAAAGACTTGCGCGTGTCTTACGAATTAACTCTCCCGACCAATCAGGCTCACAATTTTGGATAAGCCTAAATTCAATTGGGCGTggtgaaatttatttttcttaattgcATGCTTGGCACTTTTGTTTaatgataaaacatttatcAACGCTCGCTACTGCTTGCTTTTATTGCTTGTTAATTGCCTAGCAGAATACACAAACACGACTTTTACGCCCCAAGCCACGTTCCACAACCCGCCCACAGCCACGCCTATGCCATGCACTGCACCTGACCACAGACTTGGTCGGCCCCTTGGAGTTTTGTTGTCATTGCTGGAAATGTAATCAAAGTGGAAAACGCTTGGTGGTCAGACGACTGACCACACTTTGCAGCTGCACGGGTTATCTGCATTTTCTGCGAGCTAGAGATGTGCCCGAGCACGTGACACGAGGTCATGTACTCGATATATGCGTGATTTTACTGTTCTACAATTATACAAATGAACTGGCAATGCACGCGCTCATCTccaaagcaaatatttgctgcCAGACGCTGTTAATACCTGCCTGGGCTGGTTGTGGGTGGTGGGCTTTGCTGCGCTATAAGCTGTAGGCGTGGCAAATATCGTTGTAAGTACAACACATTGCACATTTGCTTAGCCCCCAAAATGACGACAAATAACttgaacgtgtgtgtgtgtgtgtgtgtgtgtgtgtacgcgcCCTTTACTGCAATGCTTATTGTGTTTCTATgtgtagctgtagctgcaCTTTGTGCATTAAGAGATTTATGCGCTATGACAGGAAGCTTTTGATTAATTGAACTTTAATGAAAAGATTTATGTGGATGCAATATTAAAACGCACTACGTTTTCGGATTTCAATATCAAGCTAATTGCTTTAGTTGCTATGACAGCTCAGGCAAAACCAACGcgacaaattaatttaatataaagtAAGAAAGTGAGCAGAAGAGTAAAACTTAGTTTTGGAATAATCGAACAATAAGGGCGCCTTTCAATCAAATGTactttaaatttttttctttatccAATTGAGGCAAGGAGGAATATTAACAAGAGCAACTATAACAGGAATTGGTTTTTTAGAAAGCGTTCTATCCGTAACGTACTTAATGATAATTTTTGTAAGGGTACACTAAGggaacaattaataaaaaacttaatttttgtatacactTGCAGAGTGTATTGTATAATTTAACAAtgaatatgatatatatatacataacaaacataataaaatatataaataaacaggAAGCAAATATTTACTCTCGACGAATTCATTTGCGACATACCGGCAACCTTGTTAGGTGCATCTAGGTCTTATATTATTCGACttatgctaaaaaaaaaaggtagtCACAAAATTGAGATGTATTGATATAACGAAAAACGTAAAATATatcaagaaaataataatcaaatcgctttgtatatatttcaaattttaagtctGTAGGTTATGAAGTCTCTCAGATCGACAAACGGATAAAGGAAATGGGTATGGCTGGCAATGACTTGGCAGTTGAGGCTGAGATGCTTTATTTCTGTCTGATACAAGCACAAGCATTAAACCGCCTGTTCATCCATTTTCATTGGACTTGAAGCAGACCCATTAATAGGATCTTTTATAAAAAAGTGTGCAGAGATTAATGTTGCAAACATTATTAATAATCTTTGCGTTTGTTCGatcattttaaaaatttttaataagccAAGCAAATCATTAACAAGtcacttttttatatatcttcTTAACTTTCTGTTCATGGAAGCTCTCCTCATCCATCACTTGGCCATCGAATGTGCTAATGCACATTAGTTATTCAAACCGCAATGTTGAAATGCATCGTTAGCTTAGCGATAATTCATTCAATATAATCGCATGTGAATGACAATTCTATAACTCATTATGTGCGCCTGCTCCACATTAGACAATGGCTTAAGCAAAGCCCCAAAGCAAGCCATAGAAATGCGCGCAGCTAATTGATATTCTTCAGCGATAATCATGGAAATTTATGCCAcaatatgtaaaatatttcTTCGTCGGCGGCGTTGGCGGCGTCATCCTCATTGTTTCTTCAAGCGCttacaacaaattgcaattgcagcagtTTCTGCATATTAATTTTCACTGCGCTGACGTAGACAAGttgtttgttgtcgttgttgttgtcgttgttgttgttgtggctgctgccggCACGAGCTGAGGTTGCTGTCGTGGCTCGCATTGTCGTtgctagctgctgctgctgccgtagCAGCCACTTGAGCGCCGCTTCTGACAACTGTAACAATGCACTTTCAAATGATAATTGTTACAACTTTTATCGCTGATATTGCCAGCAACTGTTGCCACTGTTGCAGCAGAAACATTTGTGGGCAGCCTTTGGTTtgcagttgttattgttatgattaTTGCATTGTTATTGGCATTTTATTGCTTCTGCACTGCTTTCTTGTCTTTATCTGACTACTTTAATGCTTAAAGGCCGATTGGCTGAGCTGCATGCAAACTGGATCCTAGTGACTAGTTTGTAGTGCGGAGTTCAAGCCCCGGACCACAACTAGCGCCTATTTGGGCTGACAATCGTTTACGTGCCGTTGACATCAGTCCCTGCCAAATGTTCATCGTagttttttaagttttgttgccgtgttttttttttatgggtGGGTGggcatttgtttgttgttctttcaACGTTGTGAGACATTGTTGCAATATTGTCAGCAatgcaaaaaaatatgcaaaaaaaaaaaaaaaaaaaaaacaagcaacaacaacattttgtttgcacaAGCGTGGCAGTCATTTGAGGTAGGCATGGGGGTGGTAGAATGGCAAAGGGCATGGCCCTAGCTGAACGACAGCTTGCAGCCACTGCCGCCCCGTCGATCAGGCGACGAAACGTGGTACTTGAACACGATTTtttgtcgttgtttttttttttttgtgtatgttTTTATGGACACGTTTATTATTTGTGGCTGCATATTATATTTGGACATTCATGTTTTACCTATTgcatttttacttttattgatTCTCAATTTGGTTTATTGCGGCTCTCCATTTTGGCTAGTTTCGCTGgtcaaaatcaatttcatttattagttgAAATGTTTGCAAATTATGTGAGTTCAGCGCCGAGGGGCACATAACCAACATTGGTTTTAATCACTGACAGTATTTTGCACAACTTTTTATAAagtgaacccattaaaaatgggtaaaaggggtataatgtttttgtgaaaatgtacgtaacaagcagaaggaagcatctccgaccccataaagtatatatatatattcttgatcaccaTAATTAgacgagtcaatctagccatgtccgtctaaCTGTCTGTCCGCGAATTGGTcaaatattaagagctagagtcactaaacttgatatgttgcttttagaatattatctatatatatatatatcaagtatctttcattttgtaccTATGGCTACAACCCCGCTGCCACCTCATTGCTACAAATCATGTTAAGACCCAACTTATATTCCCTActaatttaagccacaattttaatgtaattaACTCTTTTTaacctttttttaaatatatctttattACATCATGTGAGCGCGTCGCgcggtgttggaataagaaggttcagggtattcgggagctcccgactaaaacctcttacttgAATAATAAAAGTACCAGTAATTGTTACAAATTTGTTACCGTAGCGATGCAACGCTTTAATCTTCCGTTTAACTAATATTCCACCATATGATTTAATTGATATTCTATCACAAAAATCTTACCTCATCGTCAAATATCTTGTGTTGTTCTGCAAATGGTAAATTCTGTATATTGATTACAGTTGGTTACTTTCGTATGCATAGCACTGAGCTGATGCCAACTAATTGACACTTAACATGGCTTGAAGTATTTTCAAGTTAATTGTGTGTCGACATCAGCAACAACCGCAGCCCCCCAACACTCCCTCTAACGAAGCACAGTTGACCGTTAGCTAGCTCTATTCATGCACATGGTAGTATTTAAATTGCCATGTCGTTTGCTGTTGTCaatgctgctgtggctgttatTGCGCTTGACATTTTATCGATACACCtgcaaaattgttgctgctactcATCGAGCTTCCATATGCAAGTAAACAACAAATCTGACTTCAAAACAACAGCCAAAAATGTGTCCCCACCACAACGGAAAGCAGCTAAAACTTTCGACTC from Drosophila virilis strain 15010-1051.87 chromosome 2, Dvir_AGI_RSII-ME, whole genome shotgun sequence carries:
- the LOC116651010 gene encoding general transcription factor IIH subunit 3-like isoform X2, with the translated sequence MHVFYAADKIGMLIDVCAFGFYFDTSAFEGLCMNVLCQFLASTQRVYHLNYPKQSPMDLRALCYCHNKRIEIGRACSNCLSGLRALR
- the LOC116651010 gene encoding general transcription factor IIH subunit 3-like isoform X1 translates to MHVFYAADKIGMLIDVCAFGFYFDTSAFEGLCMNVLCQFLASTQRVYHLNYPKQSPMDLRALCYCHNKRIEIGRACSNCLSASTRLFAVTARDFYEYFYFILFLPN